From a region of the Helicobacter hepaticus ATCC 51449 genome:
- the ftsY gene encoding signal recognition particle-docking protein FtsY — MISALSKTLQKTTQNITSLLGSKKDKCAKEELEEILIECDLEYELIESLLENLPSYISRETLNKELLKLLDIKDQTSNLSNIPPKPLVTLIVGVNGAGKTTTIAKLAHLAQTQNKKVMLAAGDTFRAAAIEQLKLWGEKLQIPVIATQHMHDPSAVAFDSINSAIAKNIDELYIDTAGRLHNHTNLNNELLKIVRVSQKALGDKPLRKFLVLDGTQGSSAINQVRIFSKNIDFDGIIITKLDGTSKGGALFSIVNELNIPILYIGIGERENDLIPFDSKEYVRILLDSIYQGH, encoded by the coding sequence ATGATTTCTGCTCTTAGTAAAACACTTCAAAAAACGACTCAAAATATTACCTCGCTTCTTGGCTCTAAAAAAGATAAATGTGCTAAAGAAGAGCTAGAAGAGATTCTAATTGAATGCGACCTTGAATATGAACTTATAGAATCCTTACTTGAAAATCTCCCCTCTTATATATCGCGTGAGACATTAAACAAAGAGCTTTTAAAATTACTTGATATAAAAGACCAAACATCAAACTTGTCTAACATACCACCCAAGCCTCTTGTAACGCTTATTGTAGGTGTAAATGGCGCAGGCAAAACCACAACAATTGCTAAACTTGCTCACCTTGCTCAAACACAAAATAAAAAGGTGATGTTAGCAGCAGGAGATACATTTCGCGCAGCAGCAATAGAGCAACTTAAACTTTGGGGAGAAAAGTTGCAGATTCCTGTAATTGCAACACAGCATATGCACGACCCAAGCGCAGTAGCATTTGATAGTATCAATTCTGCGATTGCTAAAAATATTGATGAACTCTATATAGATACAGCTGGGCGTTTGCACAACCACACCAATCTTAACAACGAGCTTTTAAAAATCGTGCGCGTAAGTCAAAAGGCTCTTGGAGATAAGCCTCTGCGCAAATTTCTTGTTCTTGATGGCACACAAGGAAGTTCAGCTATTAATCAAGTGCGGATATTTTCAAAAAATATTGATTTTGATGGTATTATCATCACAAAACTTGATGGCACAAGCAAAGGTGGTGCGCTCTTTAGTATCGTAAATGAGCTAAACATACCTATTTTATACATTGGTATAGGCGAAAGGGAAAATGACCTTATCCCTTTTGATTCTAAAGAATATGTAAGAATCTTGCTTGATAGTATTTATCAAGGACATTAA
- the purD gene encoding phosphoribosylamine--glycine ligase: MQERILIIGNGGREYAIGRVLKEESRVEALFFAPGNGATHLLGTNLTYTHPQELLESIKLHHITLVIIGPEAPLSEGLSDYLRSHNVRVFGPSKAAARLESSKAFMKDFVSAACIPTARYMQSSEFEALCNFIDTLTPPIVVKADGLCAGKGVIIAQSYEEAKQITQEMLSGTAFGEAGKCVVVEEFLDGYELSVFAICDGENFIMLPACQDHKRLLSGDEGPNTGGMGAYTPTPLCDENLMDKIKQRIIAPTLDLMRKNGTPFEGVLFGGIMVVKKNDELEPYLLEFNVRFGDPECEVLMPMLQTPLLDIFLHCIEGKINKLKCMIKKQYAVAVVASSKDYPYASSAPVPIKIQNFDEHLGHIVYAGVSVDSQGQLLASGGRVLLALGIAPNIRQARDNAYEILKSIYFEDMHFRDDIAYKALEL; encoded by the coding sequence ATGCAAGAGCGGATTTTGATTATTGGTAATGGGGGACGTGAATATGCCATAGGACGAGTGTTGAAAGAAGAAAGCAGAGTAGAGGCTTTGTTTTTTGCACCCGGTAATGGAGCAACACATTTGCTTGGCACAAATCTTACCTACACGCACCCACAAGAACTTTTAGAATCTATCAAACTTCATCATATCACACTTGTTATCATAGGACCTGAAGCACCGCTAAGTGAAGGTTTAAGTGATTATCTAAGAAGTCATAATGTGCGTGTTTTTGGTCCATCAAAAGCAGCAGCACGTTTAGAATCAAGCAAGGCTTTTATGAAAGATTTTGTAAGTGCAGCTTGTATTCCAACAGCACGTTATATGCAATCAAGCGAGTTTGAAGCACTTTGTAATTTTATTGATACGCTCACCCCACCGATTGTGGTAAAAGCTGATGGTTTATGTGCGGGCAAGGGTGTGATTATTGCTCAAAGTTATGAAGAGGCAAAGCAAATTACTCAAGAAATGCTCTCTGGCACTGCTTTTGGAGAAGCAGGTAAATGTGTAGTTGTAGAAGAATTTTTGGATGGCTATGAGCTTTCTGTATTTGCCATTTGTGATGGAGAAAATTTTATTATGCTTCCTGCGTGTCAAGACCATAAGCGGCTGCTTTCGGGTGATGAAGGACCAAATACCGGTGGTATGGGTGCATATACACCTACACCTTTATGTGATGAGAATCTAATGGATAAAATTAAGCAGCGCATTATCGCTCCCACACTAGATTTAATGCGTAAAAATGGCACACCATTTGAGGGAGTGCTTTTTGGCGGGATTATGGTAGTAAAGAAAAATGATGAGCTAGAACCTTATCTGTTAGAGTTTAATGTGCGATTTGGAGACCCTGAATGTGAGGTGCTAATGCCTATGTTGCAAACACCTTTGCTTGATATATTCTTGCATTGTATTGAGGGCAAGATAAATAAGTTAAAATGTATGATAAAAAAACAATACGCAGTGGCAGTAGTGGCTTCATCAAAAGATTATCCTTATGCTTCAAGTGCCCCTGTGCCTATTAAGATTCAAAACTTTGATGAGCATCTAGGGCATATTGTGTATGCAGGAGTGAGCGTGGATTCACAAGGGCAACTTTTGGCAAGTGGCGGACGTGTGCTTTTGGCACTAGGAATTGCTCCAAATATTAGACAAGCGCGTGATAATGCTTATGAGATTCTCAAAAGTATATATTTTGAAGATATGCACTTTCGCGATGATATTGCTTATAAAGCTTTAGAACTATGA
- a CDS encoding phosphoribosyltransferase: MQNIIFESTEDALKPLLDVINIKNLPLSNAILINIGREGVTLAHELATKLKIPMEFLFTQIIPSPLNSECPIAVVSEDMEMVINESLVNAFDISPDYVYNEAQRQYEEVILPSLYQFKKGEGLESLKGKDVLLFDIGIDTGLRMGVAIKTCMNMKAKSLCVVAPVMPKSIYDFLCEICDDVCCPYPLENYVTTLHYFPHLNVIDDEAFEEALNQTTTQKDT; the protein is encoded by the coding sequence ATGCAAAATATTATATTTGAATCCACAGAAGATGCCCTAAAGCCTTTGCTTGATGTGATAAATATTAAAAATCTCCCTTTGTCTAATGCAATTTTAATTAATATAGGGCGTGAAGGAGTAACACTTGCACACGAACTTGCTACAAAACTTAAAATTCCAATGGAATTTCTTTTTACACAAATTATCCCTTCTCCACTTAATTCCGAATGTCCTATTGCTGTGGTAAGTGAAGATATGGAAATGGTAATTAATGAAAGTTTGGTCAATGCTTTTGATATTAGCCCTGATTATGTTTATAATGAGGCACAAAGACAATATGAAGAGGTTATTTTACCTTCCCTCTATCAATTCAAAAAAGGTGAAGGTTTAGAATCGCTCAAAGGAAAAGATGTGTTACTCTTTGATATTGGTATAGATACGGGTTTGCGTATGGGTGTGGCGATTAAGACTTGTATGAATATGAAAGCAAAAAGTCTTTGCGTTGTTGCACCTGTAATGCCAAAGAGTATTTATGATTTTTTATGCGAAATTTGTGATGATGTCTGTTGCCCTTATCCTCTTGAAAATTATGTAACCACTTTACATTATTTTCCACATTTAAATGTGATTGATGATGAAGCATTTGAGGAAGCATTAAACCAAACTACAACACAAAAGGATACATAA
- a CDS encoding F0F1 ATP synthase subunit C, translating to MKFLALLCLGMVGFAFGAEVSGLDMIKSYSIAGAVIGLGIAALGGAIGMGHAAAATISGTARNPGISGKLLGTMFIALALIEAQVIYTLVLALIALYANPFLS from the coding sequence ATGAAATTTTTGGCTCTTTTATGTTTGGGAATGGTAGGCTTTGCTTTTGGTGCAGAAGTAAGTGGTTTGGATATGATTAAATCATATTCAATTGCTGGTGCTGTTATTGGTTTGGGGATAGCGGCACTTGGTGGTGCTATTGGTATGGGACACGCTGCTGCTGCGACAATTTCAGGAACAGCACGTAATCCCGGAATTAGTGGTAAATTGCTCGGAACAATGTTTATTGCGCTTGCTTTGATTGAAGCACAAGTTATTTATACATTGGTTTTAGCTCTTATTGCTCTTTACGCTAATCCTTTCCTTTCTTAA
- a CDS encoding LPS-assembly protein LptD encodes MRQHLIVGLLFTWLCSLTPLCAEQKADMFDLSADDVRASGDIITAEGNAFLLYGDAYMVAQKIIYNKQSKEVHLEGGAKVYQGNILYLDVERVDITLEDKHTIMSNLYLQSTMGIWIMAKQGEGQDDNYTFKKGVISGCDIQHPLWHLNVSSGTYNAQKEYISVWNPRFYLGSMPVFYFPYFFAPTGNIRKTGLLSPEMSFSNKQGFMYMQPLFIAPFNRWDMTLSPQVRTQRGYGGEVEFRFADKENNIATFRGRYFQNNDEYMRSNNLKNQHIYGGTFQYETQDIFVSNNEYANDGFYTDITYMNDLEYMRLKSLNAAFNTRLYESRINYFVNTNKHYFGTYFKYYLDLSKESNVNTFQSLPQIHYHHYTDSLFFKNLLYTFDFQGKYVTRASGYKYFQNTFSLPFGVAFPFFKDYFSIGANVDMYATSVLLQDTQGITDAMNHPLNKSINYSVSSYNISLNSDIARPYKHFFHSMHFEALFSGALYKYTSNAIDDDRYEAYNKLLEENNHNPEALKVYWNPSDIVDIVKNKHKVDLKLSQYFYGKNGKELFYWRMYQRLFIKDSFLTRNQVLRNELGFSPIEGLNLSASAFYSYSRNTFSEASINASFNRWGLDSNLTFYFKLDPLYLSSGLYSQQGSNNGNTGFLRGTMGYDFGYFYLNTNIGYDVGLGYLKDWYVTISKDIRCFGIGLKIAQDVRPTLTADNQITPITNQYVKLEFRFVPLANIGATYRFKE; translated from the coding sequence TTGAGACAACATTTAATTGTAGGATTGCTTTTTACGTGGTTGTGTTCTCTTACGCCCTTGTGTGCGGAACAAAAAGCAGATATGTTTGATTTATCTGCTGATGATGTGCGCGCAAGTGGTGATATTATCACTGCAGAGGGTAATGCTTTTTTGCTCTATGGTGATGCTTATATGGTGGCACAAAAGATTATTTATAATAAGCAGAGCAAAGAAGTGCATCTTGAAGGTGGTGCAAAAGTCTATCAAGGCAATATTTTATATCTTGATGTAGAACGCGTAGATATAACTTTAGAAGATAAGCACACGATTATGAGCAACCTTTATTTACAAAGCACAATGGGTATTTGGATTATGGCAAAACAAGGTGAGGGACAAGATGATAATTATACTTTCAAAAAAGGTGTGATTTCAGGCTGTGATATACAACATCCATTATGGCATTTAAATGTGAGTTCTGGCACATACAATGCACAAAAGGAATATATAAGTGTATGGAATCCAAGATTTTATCTTGGCAGTATGCCTGTGTTTTATTTTCCTTATTTTTTTGCGCCCACGGGCAATATAAGAAAAACCGGATTGCTCTCTCCTGAAATGTCTTTTAGTAATAAACAAGGTTTTATGTATATGCAACCTTTGTTTATTGCGCCTTTTAATCGTTGGGATATGACACTTTCTCCGCAAGTAAGAACACAACGCGGTTATGGTGGAGAAGTAGAGTTTCGTTTTGCAGATAAAGAAAATAATATCGCAACTTTTAGAGGACGATATTTTCAAAATAATGATGAGTATATGAGGAGCAATAACCTTAAGAATCAACATATTTATGGTGGGACATTTCAATACGAAACACAAGATATTTTCGTATCTAATAATGAGTATGCAAATGATGGATTTTATACGGATATTACTTATATGAATGACCTTGAATATATGCGGCTAAAAAGTCTTAATGCAGCTTTTAATACGCGTTTATATGAATCACGTATTAATTATTTTGTCAATACCAATAAGCATTATTTTGGCACTTATTTTAAATATTATCTTGACCTTTCTAAAGAGAGCAATGTAAATACTTTTCAATCTTTGCCGCAAATACATTATCATCATTATACAGATTCTCTATTTTTTAAGAATCTGCTTTATACTTTTGATTTTCAAGGTAAATATGTTACTCGTGCTTCCGGTTATAAATATTTTCAAAATACTTTCTCTTTACCTTTTGGTGTTGCATTTCCTTTTTTTAAAGATTATTTTTCCATAGGAGCGAATGTAGATATGTATGCTACTTCGGTTTTGCTTCAAGATACGCAAGGCATTACAGATGCTATGAATCACCCATTAAACAAAAGTATTAATTATAGTGTAAGTAGCTATAATATTTCTCTTAATTCTGATATTGCGCGTCCTTATAAACATTTTTTCCATTCTATGCATTTTGAAGCACTTTTTAGTGGAGCATTATATAAATACACCTCTAATGCTATTGATGATGATAGATATGAAGCCTATAATAAGTTGCTTGAAGAGAATAATCACAATCCTGAAGCCTTAAAAGTATATTGGAATCCAAGTGATATTGTTGATATTGTCAAAAATAAGCACAAAGTAGATTTAAAACTTTCGCAATATTTTTATGGCAAAAATGGTAAAGAGTTATTTTATTGGCGAATGTATCAGCGGCTTTTTATCAAAGATAGTTTTTTAACAAGAAATCAAGTGCTTCGTAATGAACTTGGATTTTCACCTATTGAGGGACTAAATCTTAGTGCTTCAGCATTTTATTCTTATTCACGTAATACTTTTAGTGAAGCATCAATTAATGCTTCATTTAATAGATGGGGGCTAGATTCTAATTTGACTTTTTATTTCAAGCTTGACCCGTTATATCTTTCATCTGGTTTATATTCCCAACAAGGTAGCAATAATGGCAATACTGGTTTTCTTCGCGGCACTATGGGCTATGATTTTGGATATTTTTATTTAAATACAAATATAGGTTATGATGTAGGACTTGGGTATTTAAAGGATTGGTATGTTACAATCTCTAAAGATATTCGGTGTTTTGGTATAGGATTAAAAATTGCTCAAGATGTGCGTCCTACCTTGACAGCTGACAATCAGATTACACCTATTACAAATCAATATGTTAAGCTTGAATTTCGCTTTGTGCCTTTGGCGAATATTGGTGCAACTTATAGATTCAAAGAGTAA
- the radA gene encoding DNA repair protein RadA gives MAKKTSIFECQFCGWQSAKWLGKCSSCGSWDSLIELKPSQIKITKSLKSNPQNLSNAIPITQVSFENIERFSSFEEELDIVLGGGIVPGGLYLIGGSPGVGKSTLLLKIAGEIAKHIHKKVLYVSGEESAGQIKMRASRLGAISEDLFLLNEIDLNIIQNALDEQQYALCVIDSIQTIYSPDITSAPGSISQVREVTFALMRLAKERNISIFIIGHITKEGSIAGPRILEHMVDCVLYFEGDPSRELRMLRGFKNRFGTTSEIGIFEMKEGGLVSAKNASKLFFTQKSAQAGSAIAVILEGSRALVIEIQALVSESSYPKRSCTGFDTNRLNMLLALLERKLELPLGRYDVFVNVAGGIKINEPSADLAVIASIISSFRNRPLNAKTAFIGEVSLTGDIREVSNIDTRLKELESYGFNKVILAKKPSNPSSTLKCFETNEVSRILEWM, from the coding sequence ATGGCAAAAAAAACTTCCATTTTTGAATGTCAATTTTGCGGGTGGCAAAGTGCAAAATGGCTTGGTAAATGCAGTAGCTGTGGAAGTTGGGATTCGCTTATAGAACTTAAACCTAGTCAAATAAAAATCACAAAATCCCTCAAAAGCAATCCTCAAAACTTGTCAAATGCTATCCCTATCACACAAGTAAGCTTTGAAAATATTGAGCGCTTTAGCTCCTTTGAAGAAGAATTGGATATTGTATTAGGTGGAGGCATTGTCCCGGGCGGATTATACCTTATAGGGGGGAGTCCGGGAGTAGGAAAATCCACGCTTTTACTGAAAATCGCTGGAGAAATTGCCAAACACATTCACAAAAAGGTTCTTTATGTAAGCGGTGAAGAGAGTGCGGGACAAATCAAAATGCGTGCCTCTAGGCTTGGGGCGATAAGCGAAGATTTGTTTTTGCTTAATGAAATTGATTTAAATATCATTCAAAATGCACTTGATGAGCAGCAATATGCTCTATGTGTGATAGATTCTATCCAAACGATTTATTCTCCCGATATTACTTCTGCACCTGGTTCTATCTCACAGGTGCGCGAAGTTACTTTTGCACTTATGAGACTTGCTAAGGAGCGCAATATAAGCATTTTTATCATCGGACATATTACCAAAGAAGGTTCAATTGCTGGACCAAGAATTTTAGAACATATGGTAGATTGTGTGCTGTATTTTGAAGGAGATCCAAGCCGAGAGCTTAGAATGTTAAGGGGATTTAAAAATCGCTTTGGCACGACAAGCGAAATTGGTATTTTTGAGATGAAAGAGGGAGGATTAGTAAGCGCTAAAAATGCTTCAAAACTCTTTTTTACGCAAAAAAGTGCTCAAGCAGGAAGTGCTATAGCTGTGATACTTGAAGGAAGTCGTGCGCTTGTTATTGAGATTCAAGCACTTGTGAGTGAATCTTCTTATCCTAAACGCTCGTGCACAGGCTTTGATACTAATCGCCTCAATATGCTTCTTGCTCTCTTAGAACGCAAACTTGAACTTCCATTAGGGCGCTATGATGTCTTTGTCAATGTTGCAGGCGGCATTAAAATCAATGAACCAAGCGCAGACCTTGCTGTAATTGCAAGCATCATCTCAAGCTTTCGTAATCGCCCTCTTAATGCAAAAACTGCTTTTATAGGCGAAGTTTCACTCACAGGCGATATACGAGAAGTAAGCAATATTGATACACGTTTAAAAGAGCTTGAAAGCTATGGTTTTAACAAAGTTATACTTGCCAAAAAACCATCTAACCCCTCATCTACACTTAAATGTTTTGAAACAAATGAGGTAAGCAGGATTTTAGAGTGGATGTGA
- a CDS encoding DUF2972 domain-containing protein translates to MPHKFHIYNILKRFHILTTHTPTLVFISQHYEEIISWIESKEFKEQYIDKNHPYPPLLNPERLTKDSKNPYSNLNYESIPAGTAWDLNVPLPQSDMVKFESHGVGSIFSSFIQKLGISIIMLPDNLFCVIKVYKILYNALNNGARVLLIRDYLPAMNQNAKKLHFLIQKPRIMILNQVRDPISMLKHYVGVKRRPEKALTSFNLGHNPKEIVSSLVRYSGGYLYPSVKEIPFWVSFTYMCFHDGMLFKEMINLTAEKVEFMDMPEIVGERTIPTLCKFAKIFNVPPPKEEDREFFLAKNTDFGGLLPLVMYIYDKSCDKKITIYIIKKFYINELVDISIEMLGALKHDTICIGIQRENLEYLRANGELYTQTKSYLQELIQELISQNEREKLKKFSEKDVLEFMEKNPKIRQKFKSILDEHLSLIKQERPDIIESWKYYKEFERVCREN, encoded by the coding sequence ATGCCTCATAAGTTTCATATTTATAATATTCTAAAAAGATTTCATATTTTAACAACTCATACTCCAACTTTAGTCTTTATCTCTCAACATTATGAGGAGATTATTTCTTGGATAGAATCTAAAGAGTTTAAAGAACAATATATAGATAAAAATCACCCTTATCCTCCTTTACTTAATCCAGAGAGATTAACTAAAGATTCTAAGAATCCTTATTCCAATCTAAATTATGAGAGTATCCCCGCAGGAACTGCTTGGGATTTGAATGTGCCGTTGCCTCAAAGTGATATGGTAAAGTTTGAATCTCACGGAGTTGGCAGTATATTTTCTAGTTTTATACAAAAATTAGGTATTTCCATTATTATGCTACCAGATAATCTTTTTTGTGTAATAAAAGTTTATAAAATACTTTATAATGCTTTAAATAATGGTGCTAGAGTGCTCTTAATAAGAGATTATCTTCCTGCTATGAATCAAAATGCCAAAAAATTACATTTTCTAATTCAAAAGCCAAGAATAATGATTTTAAACCAAGTGAGAGACCCAATAAGTATGTTAAAACATTATGTAGGGGTAAAAAGAAGACCAGAAAAAGCACTCACTAGCTTTAACTTAGGACACAATCCAAAAGAAATTGTTTCTTCTTTGGTGCGATATTCTGGTGGGTATCTATATCCAAGCGTAAAAGAAATTCCATTTTGGGTGAGCTTTACTTATATGTGTTTTCACGATGGTATGCTATTTAAGGAAATGATAAATCTTACAGCAGAAAAAGTTGAATTTATGGATATGCCTGAAATAGTGGGAGAGAGGACAATACCAACTCTATGCAAATTTGCAAAAATTTTTAATGTGCCACCACCAAAAGAAGAAGATAGGGAATTTTTCTTAGCAAAAAACACAGATTTTGGCGGATTACTGCCTCTAGTAATGTATATATATGACAAATCTTGCGATAAAAAAATCACAATCTATATTATTAAAAAATTTTATATCAATGAATTGGTAGATATTAGCATTGAAATGTTAGGTGCTTTAAAACACGATACTATTTGTATAGGCATACAAAGAGAAAACTTAGAATACCTAAGAGCCAATGGAGAGCTATATACACAAACAAAATCTTATTTGCAAGAACTTATACAAGAGCTGATTTCACAAAATGAAAGAGAAAAATTAAAGAAGTTTAGCGAAAAAGATGTGCTTGAATTTATGGAAAAAAATCCAAAAATAAGACAAAAATTCAAAAGTATTCTAGATGAACATTTAAGCCTTATTAAACAAGAACGCCCTGACATTATAGAATCTTGGAAATATTATAAAGAGTTTGAAAGAGTATGTAGGGAAAATTAA
- a CDS encoding polyribonucleotide nucleotidyltransferase, whose protein sequence is MQHIKLEFENLSEQYSFNYVAQAANGGILYQNGGSVLLASVCTQENEKYDDEFLPLSVQYIEKTYANNKFPSGFIKREGKPSEFEILTSRLIDRTLRPLFPKGYTYITSIVVMVLSYDGKSDLQLNALNAAACALYVSDLPLESLQDKAVSGVRIGRKDGHFIINPTMEQLSESELNLFVSGRDDELLMIEMKSIRTAQGANELSEENFLEALECAKNYIKNATQTYHQQFAPYKKSPFAFESANDELDEQLLNIIQTHYHTPITEAIKHMAKSERHTQLKALIKQVVRECEIEDEKKVQEHIMAYKRKLVREMILQSHIRADGRGLKDVRPISIQTNILPFAHGSVLFTRGQTQALVSATIGGDNDAQNYEMLGSKNALKKRFLFHYNFPSFSVGEASMIGSVGRRELGHGNLAKRALHSSVQEQDKTIRLVSEILESNGSSSMASVCGGSLALCACGIKVESLIAGVAMGLVTQDEQCAILTDISGLEDHDGDMDFKVAGGYKGISAMQMDIKLGGITQEILCQALFQAKEAREQILAIMEEARAKIVLNDVILPKSESFMIPPHKIVEVIGAGGRVIKDIIERFEVSIDLARESGMVSVSASNVENLQKAKTFILQLVSSAGTKKEYEKVDWESYAVGERFVGKIKKIVDFGIFVELPRGGDGLIHISKITKDKTQQLSEIFHNVSELECEILSQNKNKVELGLVE, encoded by the coding sequence ATGCAACACATTAAACTTGAATTTGAGAATCTAAGTGAGCAATATAGCTTTAATTATGTTGCACAAGCTGCAAATGGGGGTATACTTTATCAAAATGGAGGGAGTGTGCTTTTAGCAAGTGTTTGCACGCAGGAGAATGAAAAGTATGATGATGAGTTTTTGCCTTTGAGCGTGCAGTATATTGAAAAAACTTATGCAAACAATAAATTTCCATCTGGCTTCATAAAACGTGAAGGTAAACCAAGCGAGTTTGAGATTCTCACTTCAAGGCTTATTGACCGCACTTTGCGCCCACTTTTTCCTAAAGGTTATACTTACATAACTTCTATTGTTGTTATGGTTTTAAGTTATGATGGAAAAAGTGATTTACAACTTAATGCCCTTAATGCTGCTGCGTGCGCACTTTATGTATCAGATTTGCCATTGGAAAGTTTGCAAGATAAGGCAGTATCTGGTGTCCGTATTGGGCGTAAAGATGGGCATTTTATTATTAATCCTACAATGGAGCAACTTAGTGAAAGCGAACTTAATTTATTTGTTTCGGGGCGAGACGATGAACTTCTTATGATTGAAATGAAAAGTATAAGAACTGCGCAAGGTGCAAATGAACTAAGTGAAGAAAACTTCCTTGAAGCCCTTGAATGTGCTAAAAATTATATTAAAAATGCTACACAAACCTATCATCAGCAATTTGCTCCCTATAAGAAGTCTCCTTTTGCTTTTGAATCAGCGAATGATGAGCTTGATGAGCAGTTATTAAATATAATTCAAACACATTATCATACGCCCATTACAGAGGCTATTAAACATATGGCAAAATCTGAACGACACACTCAGCTTAAGGCATTGATAAAGCAAGTTGTTCGTGAATGCGAGATTGAAGATGAAAAAAAGGTGCAAGAACATATTATGGCGTATAAGAGAAAACTTGTGCGTGAGATGATTTTACAATCTCATATTCGTGCCGATGGTCGTGGGCTTAAAGATGTGCGCCCTATAAGTATTCAAACAAATATTTTGCCTTTTGCGCACGGAAGTGTGCTTTTTACGCGAGGACAAACTCAAGCACTTGTGAGCGCTACGATTGGTGGAGATAATGACGCACAAAATTATGAAATGCTTGGCAGTAAAAACGCACTTAAAAAGCGATTTTTGTTTCATTATAATTTCCCAAGCTTTAGTGTAGGTGAGGCGAGTATGATAGGTTCTGTAGGTCGTAGAGAGCTAGGACACGGCAATTTGGCTAAACGTGCTTTACATTCAAGTGTGCAAGAGCAGGATAAAACAATTCGCCTTGTTTCAGAGATTTTAGAATCTAATGGTTCAAGTTCAATGGCAAGTGTGTGTGGTGGTTCTTTGGCACTATGTGCTTGTGGCATAAAAGTAGAATCTCTTATTGCAGGTGTGGCAATGGGGCTTGTTACACAAGATGAGCAGTGTGCGATTTTGACAGATATTAGCGGGTTAGAAGACCACGATGGTGATATGGATTTTAAGGTAGCTGGAGGATATAAAGGGATTAGCGCAATGCAAATGGATATTAAACTTGGTGGGATTACACAAGAGATTCTTTGCCAAGCACTCTTTCAGGCAAAAGAGGCAAGAGAGCAGATTTTAGCAATTATGGAAGAAGCTCGCGCAAAGATTGTATTAAATGATGTGATATTACCAAAGAGTGAGAGTTTTATGATTCCTCCACATAAGATTGTTGAGGTTATTGGTGCTGGTGGGAGGGTAATAAAAGATATTATTGAGCGATTTGAAGTAAGTATTGATTTAGCGCGTGAAAGCGGTATGGTCAGTGTGAGTGCGAGTAATGTAGAAAATCTGCAAAAGGCAAAGACTTTTATTTTACAGCTTGTATCTAGTGCGGGGACAAAAAAAGAATATGAAAAAGTAGATTGGGAAAGTTATGCAGTAGGGGAGCGATTTGTAGGGAAAATTAAGAAAATTGTTGATTTTGGTATCTTTGTTGAGTTACCACGTGGAGGCGATGGACTTATTCATATTAGTAAAATCACAAAAGATAAAACTCAACAATTAAGCGAGATTTTTCACAATGTAAGTGAGCTAGAATGCGAGATTTTATCACAAAATAAGAACAAAGTAGAACTAGGGCTTGTTGAATAA
- a CDS encoding RDD family protein → MNTDDKILELLERENIQLADKALRSLAWFIDVFLLSLIFTLIHIDTLSQMSDAQGNVDYTTLRDFVIAYMWQVWILKISYDTIFVWFYGGSIGKILCKIRVVSVDLLDKPNFIFSLLRACGKYIGESLLFITYVFGFGDILFRTLHDRLAKTLVIAY, encoded by the coding sequence ATGAATACAGATGATAAAATTTTAGAACTTCTTGAAAGAGAGAATATCCAGCTTGCTGATAAAGCCTTGCGTTCTTTAGCGTGGTTTATTGATGTATTTTTACTCTCCCTTATTTTTACTTTAATTCACATTGACACGCTTTCACAAATGAGCGATGCACAAGGAAATGTGGATTATACTACCTTACGAGATTTTGTTATAGCTTATATGTGGCAAGTGTGGATTCTCAAAATTAGCTATGATACTATTTTTGTGTGGTTTTATGGAGGGAGTATTGGCAAAATCTTATGCAAAATACGCGTAGTGAGCGTGGATTTGCTTGATAAGCCAAATTTTATTTTCTCTCTTCTTCGTGCCTGTGGCAAATATATAGGTGAGAGTTTGCTTTTTATTACTTATGTATTTGGCTTTGGTGATATACTTTTCCGCACCTTGCACGATAGATTGGCAAAGACTTTGGTGATTGCATATTGA